From the genome of Streptomyces sp. NBC_01260, one region includes:
- a CDS encoding aspartate kinase, translating to MGLVVQKYGGSSVADAEGIKRVAKRIVDAKKNGNQVVVVVSAMGDTTDELIDLAEQVSPMPAGREFDMLLTAGERISMALLAMAIKNLGHEAQSFTGSQAGVITDSVHNKARIIDVTPGRIRTSIDEGNIAIVAGFQGVSQEGKNITTLGRGGSDTTAVALAAALDAEVCEIYTDVDGVFTADPRVVKKAQKIDWISFEDMLELAASGSKVLLHRCVEYARRYNIPIHVRSSFSGLRGTWVSNEPLGDQQVEHAIISGVAHDVSEAKITVVGVPDKPGEAAAIFRTIANAEVNIDMVVQNVSAASTGLTDISFTLPKSEGRKAIDALERSRGAIGFDSLRYDDQIAKISLVGAGMKTNPGVTAGFFEALSDAGVNIELISTSEIRISVVTRADDVIEAVRAVHSAFGLDSDSDEAVVYGGTGR from the coding sequence GTGGGCCTGGTCGTGCAGAAGTACGGAGGTTCCTCCGTAGCCGATGCCGAGGGCATCAAGCGTGTCGCCAAGCGAATCGTCGATGCCAAGAAGAACGGCAACCAGGTGGTTGTCGTGGTGTCAGCGATGGGCGACACGACGGACGAGCTGATCGATCTCGCGGAGCAGGTGTCACCGATGCCCGCCGGGCGCGAGTTCGACATGCTGCTGACCGCCGGAGAGCGGATCTCCATGGCCCTGCTGGCCATGGCGATCAAGAACCTGGGCCACGAGGCCCAGTCGTTCACGGGCAGCCAGGCCGGCGTCATCACCGACTCGGTCCACAACAAGGCGCGGATCATCGATGTCACGCCGGGCCGCATCCGGACCTCGATCGACGAGGGCAACATCGCCATCGTCGCCGGGTTCCAGGGGGTGAGCCAGGAGGGCAAGAACATCACCACCCTCGGCCGCGGCGGGTCCGACACCACCGCGGTGGCGCTCGCCGCCGCGCTGGACGCCGAGGTCTGTGAGATCTATACCGATGTGGACGGTGTCTTCACCGCCGACCCGCGGGTCGTCAAGAAGGCCCAGAAGATCGACTGGATCTCCTTCGAGGACATGCTGGAGCTGGCGGCGTCCGGCTCCAAGGTGCTGCTGCACCGGTGCGTGGAATACGCACGCCGTTACAACATTCCGATCCACGTCCGCTCGTCCTTCTCGGGACTGCGCGGAACCTGGGTCAGCAACGAGCCGCTAGGGGACCAGCAGGTGGAGCACGCGATCATCTCCGGAGTCGCCCATGACGTCTCCGAGGCCAAGATCACCGTTGTCGGTGTGCCCGACAAGCCGGGCGAGGCCGCCGCGATCTTCCGTACGATCGCCAACGCCGAGGTCAACATCGACATGGTGGTGCAGAACGTCTCCGCCGCGTCGACCGGTCTGACCGACATCTCGTTCACGCTCCCGAAGTCCGAGGGCCGCAAGGCCATCGACGCCCTGGAGCGCAGCCGCGGTGCCATCGGCTTCGACTCGCTGCGCTACGACGACCAGATCGCCAAGATCTCCCTGGTCGGCGCCGGTATGAAGACCAACCCGGGCGTCACCGCGGGCTTCTTCGAGGCGCTGTCCGACGCGGGCGTGAACATCGAGCTGATCTCGACCTCCGAGATCCGCATCTCAGTGGTCACCCGTGCCGACGACGTCATCGAGGCCGTGCGCGCCGTGCACTCCGCCTTCGGTCTCGACAGCGACTCCGACGAGGCAGTCGTGTACGGGGGCACCGGCCGATGA
- a CDS encoding aspartate-semialdehyde dehydrogenase, translating to MTARRPSLAVVGATGAIGGVMLQILSEHADIWGEVKLIASPRSAGGKLVVRGEETEVLELSEDVFDDVDVALFLAPDEVSERWAPLAASKGAVVIDDSAAFRMDGDVPLVVPEINPHSARIRPRGIVASPNSTTLALIVAVGALHAEFGLRELIVSSYQAVSGVGRDGVAALREQLSVVTGTELGTKPGDVRRVVGDTDGGPFAAPVALNVVPWAGTDAGDGWSSEELAIRDECRKILDLPNLRVSATCVYVPVITTHSMSVHARFENEVTVDRAHEILATAPGVVLYDNPGTGDFPTPSDVVGTDPTWVGRVRRSMDEPRALELFVCGDNLRKGAALNVAQIAESVAVEFPRS from the coding sequence ATGACCGCACGCCGCCCTTCGCTCGCGGTCGTCGGCGCGACCGGGGCGATCGGCGGTGTCATGCTCCAGATCCTTTCGGAACACGCGGATATCTGGGGCGAGGTGAAACTGATCGCCTCGCCGCGTTCGGCCGGCGGCAAGCTGGTCGTGCGTGGTGAGGAGACCGAGGTCCTCGAACTCTCCGAGGACGTCTTCGACGACGTGGACGTGGCGCTGTTCCTGGCGCCCGACGAGGTGTCCGAGCGCTGGGCGCCGCTCGCCGCGTCCAAGGGCGCGGTCGTCATCGACGACTCCGCGGCCTTCCGGATGGACGGCGACGTTCCGCTCGTCGTCCCCGAGATCAACCCCCACTCCGCCCGGATCAGACCGCGCGGCATCGTCGCGAGCCCGAACAGCACGACGCTGGCGCTGATCGTCGCGGTCGGCGCGCTGCACGCCGAATTCGGGCTGCGGGAACTCATCGTGTCCTCGTACCAGGCCGTGAGCGGGGTCGGGCGCGACGGCGTCGCCGCGCTGCGCGAGCAGCTGTCGGTGGTGACCGGTACCGAACTGGGCACGAAGCCGGGTGACGTACGCCGGGTCGTGGGGGACACGGACGGCGGCCCGTTCGCCGCACCCGTCGCCCTCAACGTCGTGCCGTGGGCCGGGACGGACGCCGGTGACGGCTGGTCGTCCGAGGAGCTGGCGATCCGCGACGAGTGCCGCAAGATCCTCGATCTGCCGAACCTGCGGGTGTCGGCGACCTGTGTGTACGTCCCCGTGATCACCACCCACTCGATGTCCGTGCACGCCCGCTTCGAGAACGAGGTCACGGTCGACCGGGCGCACGAGATCCTGGCGACCGCGCCCGGTGTGGTGCTGTACGACAACCCCGGGACGGGCGACTTCCCGACCCCGTCCGACGTGGTGGGCACCGATCCGACCTGGGTCGGCCGGGTCCGCCGGTCGATGGACGAGCCGAGGGCGCTTGAGCTCTTCGTCTGCGGCGACAACCTCCGCAAGGGCGCCGCGCTGAACGTGGCGCAGATCGCCGAATCGGTGGCTGTCGAATTTCCCCGGTCCTGA
- a CDS encoding SigE family RNA polymerase sigma factor yields MAEVLDITVVGPLRGASVRPLRRPRAPGGMPVIAPMPATRPAGLPSQREGADDSVAAGTTVDHLTETYRAHYRSLLGLAALLLDDTASCEDVVQEAFIRVHSARNRVREPEKTLAYLRQTVVNLSRSALRRRILGLKLLSKPMPDMASAEEGAYDQLERDALIKAMRGLQRRQREVLVLRYFADMTEAQVATTLGISLGSVKAYGSRGIAALRVVMEAQA; encoded by the coding sequence GTGGCAGAGGTACTCGATATCACAGTGGTGGGCCCCTTGCGCGGCGCTTCGGTGCGACCGCTCAGACGGCCCCGCGCGCCCGGCGGTATGCCGGTGATCGCGCCCATGCCCGCTACGCGCCCGGCAGGGCTGCCGTCACAGCGCGAGGGCGCTGACGACAGCGTGGCAGCCGGAACTACCGTTGACCATCTCACCGAAACCTATCGCGCCCACTACCGTTCGCTGCTCGGCCTCGCGGCCCTGCTGCTGGACGACACGGCGTCCTGTGAGGACGTCGTGCAGGAGGCGTTCATCCGCGTGCATTCGGCACGCAACCGGGTACGGGAGCCCGAGAAGACACTCGCGTACCTGCGCCAGACCGTCGTCAACCTCTCCCGCTCCGCGCTGCGTCGCCGCATCCTGGGGCTGAAGCTGCTCTCCAAGCCCATGCCGGACATGGCGAGCGCGGAGGAGGGTGCGTACGACCAACTGGAGCGGGACGCGCTGATCAAGGCGATGCGGGGGCTGCAACGGCGCCAGCGGGAGGTACTCGTGCTGCGCTACTTCGCGGACATGACCGAGGCGCAGGTCGCCACGACCCTGGGGATATCCCTGGGCTCGGTGAAGGCGTACGGCTCCCGCGGAATCGCGGCGCTGCGCGTGGTGATGGAGGCGCAGGCATGA
- a CDS encoding SURF1 family protein codes for MYRFLLTPRWWGINLFVVLAIPFCVFMGTWQLGRFEDRVQTHEAADKQPAPGTRTAKPLDELLPVDTVTSGRPATATGRYADQFLVPGRKLDDRNGFYVVDMLRTDSGKALPVVRGWLPGKAGHTSVPAAPTGDVTVTGDLQASENPATAGVDATGGLPDGQVGMISAASLVNLVPYDVYDAWVTLQQPDTPAAAGAGAGAAKGAAALRPVPAAAAQGTGLDLKAFQNLGYLCEWFVFAAFVLFMWFRLVRREAEAVRDVRLGLVADTDATPDRDADTGPETPAAP; via the coding sequence GTGTACCGGTTCCTGCTGACCCCGCGATGGTGGGGGATCAACCTCTTCGTCGTGCTGGCCATCCCGTTCTGCGTGTTCATGGGCACCTGGCAGCTCGGCCGCTTCGAGGACCGCGTGCAGACGCACGAGGCCGCCGACAAGCAGCCCGCTCCGGGCACGAGGACCGCCAAGCCGCTCGACGAGCTGCTGCCCGTCGACACGGTGACCTCCGGCCGTCCCGCCACCGCGACCGGTCGGTACGCCGACCAGTTCCTGGTGCCCGGCCGGAAGCTGGACGACCGGAACGGCTTCTACGTCGTGGACATGCTGCGCACCGACAGCGGCAAGGCGCTGCCCGTGGTGCGGGGCTGGCTGCCCGGGAAGGCCGGACACACCTCGGTGCCGGCCGCGCCGACCGGCGACGTCACCGTGACCGGCGACCTCCAGGCCTCGGAGAACCCGGCCACCGCGGGGGTCGACGCGACGGGCGGGCTCCCCGACGGCCAGGTCGGCATGATCAGCGCCGCGTCACTCGTCAACCTCGTGCCCTACGACGTGTACGACGCGTGGGTAACACTCCAGCAGCCCGACACCCCGGCCGCTGCGGGTGCGGGTGCGGGCGCGGCCAAGGGCGCCGCTGCCCTGCGCCCCGTACCGGCCGCCGCGGCACAGGGCACCGGGCTCGACCTGAAGGCCTTCCAGAATCTGGGCTACCTGTGCGAGTGGTTCGTCTTCGCGGCGTTCGTGCTCTTCATGTGGTTCCGGCTGGTCCGGCGTGAGGCCGAGGCCGTCCGGGACGTGCGACTGGGCCTCGTCGCCGACACGGACGCGACCCCGGACCGGGACGCGGACACGGGCCCGGAGACACCCGCGGCCCCCTGA
- a CDS encoding S9 family peptidase: MTETTGSTTDSVPEWEQRFRAPRVSLPDWAEDAPDRALFVSNATGTYELYAWDRATGEQRQVTDRPNGTTDGALTPDGEAIWWFNDTDGDEFGVWMRRPFRDGEGGAEAAKDEPAAPGLEPSYPAGLAIGRDGTAVVGRSTDEDGTTVHVVRPGAVPVEIYRHRESAGVGDLSHDGTLIALEHTEHGDAMHSALRVVRPDGTTVAELDDTEGGTKELGLAVLGFAPVAGDTRLLVGHQRRGRWEPMIWDPVAGTQTDLAVELPGDVGAEWYPDGSALLIEHGFEARSELWRYGPAAGDGTLVRVETPTGSVSGATARPDGTVEYLWSSAAEPPVVRSTTGAVVLDPPGAKAPRSVPVEDVWVEGPGGRVHALVQRPAAPAEGPFPTVFEIHGGPTWHDSDAFAGGPAAWVDHGYAVVRVNYRGSTGYGRAWTDALKHRIGLIELEDIAAVREWAVKSGLADPSKLVLAGGSWGGYLTLLGLGTQPGDWAVGLAAVPVADYVTAYHDEMEGLKAMDRTLLGGTPEEVPERFEASSPLTYVDAVRAPVYISAGVNDPRCPIRQVENYVDRLKDRAAAHEVYRYDAGHGSLVVEERIKQVRLELDFAARHLGTPGRTGTDQTA, translated from the coding sequence ATGACTGAGACCACTGGTTCGACGACCGATTCCGTTCCGGAGTGGGAGCAGCGTTTCCGGGCTCCCCGGGTGTCCCTGCCCGACTGGGCGGAGGACGCGCCGGACCGCGCCCTGTTCGTGTCCAACGCGACGGGAACGTACGAGCTGTACGCCTGGGACCGGGCGACCGGTGAGCAGCGCCAGGTGACCGACCGGCCCAACGGGACGACGGACGGCGCACTGACACCGGACGGCGAGGCCATCTGGTGGTTCAACGACACCGACGGCGACGAGTTCGGGGTGTGGATGCGCCGGCCGTTCCGCGACGGCGAGGGCGGCGCCGAGGCCGCGAAGGACGAGCCGGCGGCGCCCGGACTGGAGCCCTCGTACCCGGCCGGGCTCGCGATCGGCCGGGACGGCACCGCGGTGGTAGGCCGTTCGACGGACGAGGACGGGACGACGGTCCACGTCGTACGGCCCGGGGCGGTGCCCGTCGAGATCTACCGCCACCGCGAGTCGGCCGGGGTCGGCGACCTGTCGCACGACGGGACGCTGATCGCGCTGGAGCACACCGAGCACGGTGACGCGATGCACTCCGCGCTGCGCGTGGTGCGGCCGGACGGCACCACGGTCGCCGAGCTGGACGACACCGAAGGGGGCACGAAGGAGCTGGGCCTGGCCGTTCTCGGCTTCGCCCCGGTGGCGGGCGACACCCGGCTGCTGGTCGGGCACCAGCGGCGCGGCCGCTGGGAGCCGATGATCTGGGACCCGGTGGCGGGCACCCAGACGGACCTCGCCGTCGAGCTGCCCGGCGACGTGGGCGCCGAGTGGTACCCGGACGGCTCCGCGCTGCTGATCGAGCACGGCTTCGAGGCCCGCAGCGAGCTGTGGCGGTACGGGCCGGCGGCGGGCGACGGCACCCTGGTGCGGGTGGAGACGCCCACCGGTTCGGTGTCCGGGGCCACCGCCCGCCCGGACGGCACGGTGGAGTACCTCTGGTCGTCGGCCGCCGAGCCGCCCGTCGTCCGGTCCACGACCGGTGCGGTGGTGCTCGATCCGCCGGGTGCGAAGGCTCCGCGGTCCGTGCCGGTCGAGGACGTGTGGGTGGAGGGGCCCGGGGGCCGGGTCCACGCGCTCGTCCAGCGTCCCGCGGCCCCGGCCGAGGGGCCGTTCCCGACCGTCTTCGAGATCCACGGCGGCCCGACCTGGCACGACAGCGACGCCTTCGCGGGCGGGCCCGCCGCCTGGGTGGACCACGGCTATGCGGTCGTCCGGGTCAACTACCGCGGCTCGACCGGCTACGGGCGGGCCTGGACGGACGCGCTCAAGCACCGGATCGGCCTGATCGAGCTGGAGGACATCGCGGCGGTGCGGGAGTGGGCGGTCAAGTCCGGCCTCGCGGACCCGTCGAAGCTGGTCCTGGCCGGCGGTTCGTGGGGCGGCTACCTGACCCTGCTCGGCCTCGGCACGCAGCCCGGCGACTGGGCCGTGGGCCTGGCCGCGGTCCCCGTCGCGGACTACGTCACGGCGTATCACGACGAGATGGAGGGCCTGAAGGCGATGGACCGCACCCTGCTGGGCGGGACGCCGGAGGAGGTGCCCGAGCGCTTCGAGGCCTCGTCGCCCCTGACGTACGTCGATGCCGTGCGGGCCCCGGTCTACATCTCGGCGGGCGTCAACGACCCGCGCTGCCCGATCCGCCAGGTGGAGAACTACGTGGACCGGCTGAAGGACCGCGCCGCCGCGCACGAGGTCTACCGCTACGACGCGGGTCATGGCTCGCTCGTCGTGGAGGAGCGGATCAAGCAGGTGCGCCTGGAGCTCGACTTCGCCGCCCGCCACCTGGGTACGCCGGGCCGTACCGGCACGGATCAAACCGCGTAG
- a CDS encoding class I SAM-dependent methyltransferase, whose translation MHAPIPADWREANRAMWDERVPIHTGSDFYDLDSFRAGKDSLRAFELAEVGDVTGRTLLHLQCHIGLDTLSWARHGAAQVVGLDFSEPAVETARSLARDLGLPPDRAAFVAADVHDAAEAVPDSSYDIVYTGVGALNWLPDIDRWAETAASLVAPGGFLYLAEFHPLTDCLDDATGTRIVHDYFSRDAWVDETPGTYADFDAPTVHNRSVEWQHPVGSVVSALAAAGLRIEFLHEHDASLFARFPALERQSDGCYRFPADRPRIPLMYSIKATRPERLP comes from the coding sequence ATGCATGCACCGATACCCGCCGACTGGCGCGAGGCCAACCGCGCGATGTGGGATGAACGTGTGCCCATCCATACCGGCAGTGACTTCTACGACCTCGACTCCTTCCGCGCGGGCAAGGACTCCCTGCGCGCCTTCGAGCTGGCGGAGGTCGGGGACGTGACGGGCCGGACGCTGCTGCACCTCCAGTGCCACATCGGACTCGACACCCTCTCCTGGGCCCGGCACGGCGCCGCCCAGGTCGTCGGTCTCGACTTCTCCGAACCGGCCGTCGAGACCGCCCGCTCGCTCGCCCGGGACCTCGGCCTGCCCCCGGACCGGGCGGCGTTCGTCGCCGCCGACGTCCACGACGCGGCGGAGGCCGTCCCGGACTCCTCGTACGACATCGTCTACACCGGCGTCGGCGCGCTGAACTGGCTGCCCGACATAGACCGCTGGGCCGAGACGGCGGCCTCGCTCGTCGCGCCCGGGGGTTTCCTCTACCTGGCGGAGTTCCATCCGCTCACCGACTGCCTCGACGACGCGACCGGCACCCGGATCGTGCACGACTACTTCAGCCGCGACGCCTGGGTGGACGAGACGCCGGGCACGTACGCGGACTTCGACGCGCCGACCGTTCACAACCGCAGCGTCGAATGGCAGCACCCGGTGGGCAGCGTGGTCTCGGCCCTGGCCGCGGCGGGGCTCCGGATCGAGTTCCTGCACGAGCACGACGCCTCGCTCTTCGCACGCTTTCCCGCGCTGGAGCGTCAGTCGGACGGCTGCTACCGCTTCCCGGCGGACCGGCCCCGCATCCCGCTGATGTACTCGATCAAGGCGACCCGGCCCGAACGGCTTCCCTAG
- a CDS encoding nuclear transport factor 2 family protein — protein sequence MTTTADPRATVESYWTAAGLRDWDTFAATLADEVLYDLPQTRERIRGKERYVSFNREYPGEWRVRVERIVADRDGGQVAVRTLFTVGAREMHAIHFFTFDAEGRISEITDFWPEPYEPPAGREHLVERY from the coding sequence ATGACCACGACTGCTGATCCGCGTGCCACGGTCGAGAGCTACTGGACCGCGGCCGGCCTCCGCGACTGGGACACCTTCGCGGCGACGCTCGCCGACGAGGTGCTGTACGACCTGCCGCAGACCCGCGAGCGCATCCGCGGCAAGGAGCGGTACGTCAGCTTCAACCGGGAGTACCCGGGGGAGTGGCGGGTGCGGGTCGAGCGGATAGTGGCCGACCGGGACGGAGGGCAGGTGGCGGTGCGGACGCTGTTCACGGTCGGCGCAAGGGAGATGCACGCCATCCACTTCTTCACGTTCGACGCGGAGGGGCGGATCAGCGAGATCACCGACTTCTGGCCCGAGCCGTACGAGCCCCCGGCGGGCCGGGAGCATCTCGTCGAGCGGTACTGA
- a CDS encoding SGNH/GDSL hydrolase family protein codes for MSVRRFWASASTLLLAAAAALGMAQPASASSSAATGGYVALGDSYSSGVGAGSYLSDSGDCRRSTNAYAYLWAAANSPSSFDFVACSGATTSSVASSQLGPLSSSTSLVSVTAGGNDVGFADVMQDCVLSGEAACLAAVNSAVSQMNGSLPAGLSSLYGSIHSKAPQAHVVVLGYPRFYKIGGSCIAGLTEAERTAINNASDVLNGVIAKQAANAGFTFSGVADEFTGHELCSGDPWLHSVSIPIENSYHPKAEGQSGGYLPAFSSAA; via the coding sequence ATGTCAGTACGGAGATTCTGGGCGTCCGCATCCACTCTGCTCCTCGCCGCCGCAGCCGCTCTGGGTATGGCCCAGCCGGCCTCGGCATCCTCCTCGGCCGCCACCGGCGGGTACGTCGCCCTGGGCGACTCGTACTCGTCCGGCGTCGGCGCGGGGAGCTACCTCTCCGACAGCGGTGACTGCCGGCGCAGCACCAACGCCTACGCCTACCTCTGGGCGGCGGCGAACTCGCCGTCCTCGTTCGACTTCGTCGCCTGTTCGGGCGCCACCACAAGCTCGGTGGCGAGCAGCCAGCTCGGCCCGCTGAGCTCGTCCACCTCGCTGGTCAGCGTGACCGCGGGCGGTAATGACGTCGGGTTCGCCGACGTCATGCAGGACTGCGTGCTGTCCGGTGAGGCCGCCTGCCTCGCCGCCGTGAACTCGGCCGTCTCACAGATGAACGGTTCGCTGCCGGCCGGTCTGAGTTCGCTCTACGGGTCCATCCACTCGAAGGCCCCGCAGGCACATGTCGTGGTGCTCGGCTACCCGCGCTTCTACAAGATCGGCGGAAGCTGCATCGCCGGGCTCACGGAGGCGGAGCGCACGGCCATCAACAACGCGTCCGACGTGCTGAACGGCGTCATCGCCAAGCAGGCCGCCAACGCGGGATTCACCTTCTCCGGCGTTGCCGACGAGTTCACCGGGCACGAGCTGTGCTCCGGCGACCCGTGGCTCCACAGCGTCTCGATCCCCATCGAGAACTCGTATCACCCCAAGGCCGAGGGACAGTCGGGCGGCTACCTGCCCGCCTTCAGCTCAGCCGCGTAG
- a CDS encoding GlxA family transcriptional regulator — protein MSSSTCRVVIAVFADVDLLDVTGPAEVFALANRETGGDAGYEVRLAGPERGPVVTSAGVRVVADLAFAEVGAAVDTLLVPGAVDMGPEGPVARVDDEVVAWVRATAPHARRIASVCVGAHVLAAAGLLDGRRATTHWSTAAQLAADHPEVRVDPDPIFVRSGKVWTGAGISTCMDLALALVAEDHSEELALVVARQLVMYLRRQGGQSQFSVPLSRPAAARRDIDELRVFITGHLDADLSASALAERMCLSERHFARVFQQETGTSAAAYVEAARVEAARRLLEATDEPLERVAAAAGMGSVETLHRAFRKQISTTPAAYRRRFRTTT, from the coding sequence ATGTCCTCCAGCACCTGCCGCGTCGTGATCGCGGTCTTCGCCGACGTCGACCTGCTCGACGTCACCGGTCCGGCCGAGGTGTTCGCCCTGGCCAACCGGGAGACCGGTGGCGATGCGGGGTACGAGGTCAGGCTGGCCGGTCCCGAGAGGGGTCCCGTCGTCACGTCGGCGGGGGTGCGTGTCGTGGCGGACCTGGCGTTCGCCGAGGTGGGAGCCGCGGTGGACACCCTGCTGGTGCCCGGTGCCGTCGACATGGGCCCGGAGGGGCCGGTGGCCCGGGTCGACGACGAGGTGGTGGCCTGGGTGCGGGCCACGGCTCCGCACGCGCGCCGTATCGCCTCGGTGTGCGTGGGCGCGCACGTACTGGCGGCGGCGGGCCTTCTGGACGGGCGGCGGGCGACCACTCACTGGTCGACCGCCGCGCAGCTGGCGGCCGACCATCCCGAGGTGAGGGTGGACCCCGACCCGATCTTCGTGCGCTCCGGCAAGGTGTGGACGGGTGCGGGCATCAGCACCTGCATGGACCTGGCCCTGGCGCTGGTGGCGGAGGACCACAGCGAGGAACTGGCACTGGTGGTGGCCCGGCAGCTGGTGATGTACCTCAGACGGCAGGGCGGCCAGAGCCAGTTCAGCGTCCCGCTGAGCCGGCCGGCCGCGGCCCGCCGGGACATCGACGAGCTGCGGGTGTTCATCACCGGGCACCTGGACGCCGACCTCTCGGCATCCGCGCTGGCGGAACGCATGTGCCTGAGCGAGCGCCACTTCGCCCGGGTCTTCCAGCAGGAGACCGGCACCAGTGCGGCCGCGTACGTGGAAGCGGCCAGGGTCGAGGCGGCGCGCAGGCTGCTCGAAGCCACCGATGAGCCGCTGGAACGAGTCGCGGCGGCGGCCGGTATGGGCTCGGTGGAGACGCTGCACCGGGCGTTCCGCAAGCAGATCAGCACCACCCCGGCCGCCTACCGCCGCCGCTTCCGCACAACGACCTGA
- a CDS encoding isochorismatase family protein: MSVSTSLRDVIGLDSTLPRLGGATLLMIDFQNTYRTGVMALEGAEPALAAGARLLAAAREAGATVIHIVNDGGEGSPYDIRAEIGAISPEVAPVEGESVVVKQFPDAFHGTDLEKVLRERGAGADLVLAGFMTHMCVTFTAQGAFNHGYRPTVVAEATATRSLPAPGGGTLPAATLRSAALTTVADLFGTVAPTVAHLAG; this comes from the coding sequence ATGAGCGTCTCCACGTCCCTGCGCGATGTCATCGGTCTCGACAGCACGCTGCCCCGCCTCGGCGGTGCCACCCTCCTGATGATCGACTTCCAGAACACCTACCGCACCGGCGTCATGGCGCTGGAAGGTGCCGAACCCGCCCTGGCCGCAGGGGCGCGCCTGCTGGCCGCCGCCCGTGAGGCCGGTGCGACGGTCATCCACATCGTCAACGACGGCGGCGAGGGAAGTCCGTACGACATCCGCGCGGAGATCGGGGCCATCAGCCCCGAAGTGGCCCCGGTCGAGGGGGAGTCGGTCGTCGTCAAGCAGTTCCCCGACGCCTTCCACGGCACGGACCTGGAGAAGGTCCTGCGGGAGCGGGGCGCCGGTGCCGACCTGGTGCTGGCCGGGTTCATGACCCACATGTGCGTCACCTTCACGGCCCAGGGCGCCTTCAATCACGGCTACCGGCCCACGGTCGTGGCCGAGGCCACCGCCACCCGCTCCCTGCCCGCCCCCGGCGGCGGCACACTGCCCGCCGCCACCCTCCGGTCCGCCGCCCTGACCACCGTCGCGGACCTCTTCGGCACGGTGGCCCCGACCGTCGCCCATCTCGCGGGCTGA
- a CDS encoding DeoR/GlpR family DNA-binding transcription regulator: MGVANRLDLTLRLVQGSDRVSVSELSHRLGVSEMTVRRDLDALERQGLVRRVHGGAVATRSREEGAGFSAREPWQAATKDRLGAAVAAMVEPGSRVLLDAGTTTVHVAEHLAERAPLTVAVLSLQAAVSLADRPGIDLLVVGGRSRPGERSLVGPLALRTLEALAFDCFVLSIGGVHAEYGWSEFSLDDAAVKQAALTGATRTIAVADATKLGVRAFSQVAPLGEVDDFVTDAAAEDSATHPGGPQTLTALRDAGVRITLA; encoded by the coding sequence ATGGGTGTCGCTAATCGTCTGGACCTGACCCTGCGGTTGGTGCAGGGCTCCGACCGGGTTTCCGTGTCGGAGCTCTCCCATCGGCTGGGGGTCTCCGAAATGACCGTGCGCAGGGACCTCGACGCACTTGAGCGCCAGGGGCTGGTGCGCAGGGTGCACGGAGGCGCCGTCGCTACGCGGTCCCGTGAGGAAGGGGCGGGGTTCTCGGCGCGCGAGCCGTGGCAGGCCGCGACCAAGGACCGGCTCGGCGCGGCGGTGGCCGCGATGGTGGAGCCGGGTTCGAGGGTGCTGCTCGACGCGGGCACCACCACCGTCCATGTCGCGGAGCACCTCGCCGAACGGGCCCCGCTCACGGTGGCGGTCCTCAGTCTGCAGGCCGCGGTGAGCCTGGCGGACCGGCCCGGGATCGATCTGCTGGTCGTCGGCGGCCGGTCCCGTCCCGGCGAGCGGTCCCTCGTCGGCCCGCTGGCGCTGCGCACGCTGGAGGCGCTGGCCTTCGACTGCTTCGTCCTGTCCATCGGCGGTGTGCACGCCGAGTACGGGTGGTCGGAGTTCTCGCTGGACGACGCGGCGGTCAAGCAGGCCGCGCTGACGGGAGCGACCCGGACGATCGCGGTGGCGGACGCGACCAAGCTCGGGGTGCGCGCGTTCAGCCAGGTCGCCCCGCTGGGCGAGGTCGACGACTTCGTCACCGACGCCGCCGCCGAGGACTCCGCCACCCACCCGGGCGGCCCCCAGACCCTCACGGCCCTGCGCGATGCGGGCGTCCGCATCACCCTGGCCTGA
- a CDS encoding DUF4406 domain-containing protein — protein MTAVPRPLMILVAGPYRSGTGDDPAKLDAHVRAMNRTALALFRAGHLPLTGEALALPLVEAAGSTGPGDPVFQEIFHPVAERLLARCDAVLRIGGPSGGADRMVATARELGLDVYTGLDDIPAAR, from the coding sequence ATGACCGCCGTCCCGCGCCCCCTGATGATCCTGGTCGCCGGCCCCTACCGGTCGGGGACCGGCGACGACCCGGCCAAGCTCGACGCCCATGTGCGCGCGATGAACCGGACCGCACTGGCACTCTTCCGTGCCGGTCACCTGCCGCTCACCGGTGAGGCCCTGGCCCTTCCCCTGGTGGAGGCCGCGGGGAGCACGGGGCCGGGCGACCCGGTCTTCCAGGAGATCTTCCACCCCGTCGCCGAACGCCTGCTGGCGCGCTGCGACGCCGTACTGCGCATCGGAGGCCCCTCGGGCGGCGCGGACCGGATGGTGGCGACGGCCCGGGAGCTGGGCCTGGACGTCTATACCGGCCTCGACGACATCCCGGCCGCCCGGTGA